The genome window ACTCTTTTTTAGTGTATAAAAGGTCAAAGACCAGTTTATAAAATTTATCGTATAATTTATGCAATTTACTTGCTGAAAATCAAGTTAATTTTTAAAAAAAAATACATAAATTATCCCGATTGAATAAGCTTAGGAGGCTTAATAATGGGAAAAGGAGAAGAATTAACAACAACAAAATATTTAATCCATGCTCAAATTACTGCTAATGGAATTGTTGAAAAACCGGATGTTGTTGGTGCAGTATTCGGACAAACTGAAGGTTTACTCAGTAATGATTTAGACTTAAGAGAGCTTCAACGTACTGGAAGAATAGGTAGAATTCAAGTTAACATCCATTCTAATAGTGGAAGAGCAAAAGGTGAAATTGTAATTCCATCCAGTTTAGACAGAGTTGAAACCGCCATTCTCGCAGCATCTTTAGAAACCATCAATCGTGTTGGACCTTGCGAAGCTGAAATCCAAACTTTAAAAGTTGAAGATGTAAGGGCTGTCAAAAGAGAACAAGTTGTAAACCGTGCAAAAGAAATTTACAAAAACATGGTTGAAAGTGTTGGCCCTGCAAGCATGAAAATGATTGAAGAAGTCAGAGAAGCAATGCGTGTTCATGAAATCTCAGAATACGGAGATGATCGCTTACCTGCAGGCCCTAGTATCCACACATCTGATGCAATTATCGTAGTGGAAGGCCGTAGTGATGTTTTAAACTTACTTAAATATGGAATTAAAAATACCGTTGCTGTCGAAGGTGTTAGCGTACCTCAATCCATCGGAGAATTAAGTAAAAAAAGAACAACAACCGCATTTGTTGATGGAGACAGAGGCGGAGAACTCATCTTAAAAGAACTCCTCCAAATTGGAGAAGTAGACTACATTACCCGTGCTCCAAAAGGAAAAGAAGTAGAAGATTTGGAAAAAGATGAAGTTTTAGTTGCTTTAAGAGATAAAGTACCTACAGCACAATTTTTAGCAAGTCATAACATCCTAAATGAAAACAACGGTAAAAAAGATAACAGAAGAC of uncultured Methanobrevibacter sp. contains these proteins:
- the dnaG gene encoding DNA primase DnaG, translating into MGKGEELTTTKYLIHAQITANGIVEKPDVVGAVFGQTEGLLSNDLDLRELQRTGRIGRIQVNIHSNSGRAKGEIVIPSSLDRVETAILAASLETINRVGPCEAEIQTLKVEDVRAVKREQVVNRAKEIYKNMVESVGPASMKMIEEVREAMRVHEISEYGDDRLPAGPSIHTSDAIIVVEGRSDVLNLLKYGIKNTVAVEGVSVPQSIGELSKKRTTTAFVDGDRGGELILKELLQIGEVDYITRAPKGKEVEDLEKDEVLVALRDKVPTAQFLASHNILNENNGKKDNRRHDRRGKKPQKYNRREEPRVEEPVIEDDEISLMKDMLKEFEGTGSGAILDEALNMTKEVEVEEIYEEIKNIEGNADTVIFDGVISQRLVDVASQKGIKKLVAFNSVNIVKKPNNIQLITID